From one Amycolatopsis sp. FDAARGOS 1241 genomic stretch:
- a CDS encoding LysR substrate-binding domain-containing protein: MVRLARFSAAPWLVSSKEASCHEMSQRACGAAGFVPDVVAEATDFSVLIALVAAGRVSR; encoded by the coding sequence ATGGTACGGCTGGCGCGGTTCTCGGCCGCACCGTGGCTGGTGTCGTCGAAGGAGGCCTCGTGCCACGAGATGAGCCAGCGCGCGTGCGGCGCGGCCGGTTTCGTGCCCGACGTGGTCGCCGAGGCCACCGATTTCTCCGTGCTGATCGCACTCGTGGCTGCGGGGCGGGTGTCGCGCTGA
- a CDS encoding helix-turn-helix domain-containing protein: MNRPDELAKTLRGWRERLVPGRAGLPVHGQRRARGLRREELAVLAGLAADHVVRLEQGRAAAPGVQVCVALARALRLSDAEQERLFRLAGHELGGGRVPRLVPESTRRLLERLDDHPIAVHDAMWTLIAWNRPWAALMGEPAARDEDRNAVWRHFAARPTRTRLTPDERAEFEHALVADLRLAQERYPREPDLTALLGRLASVSTGFRALWDSHPADGQQPAGLTVDHPDVGRLDLDRDVLASRHGDLRIVVCTARPGTESAAKLALLGALGFEAMAPPG, from the coding sequence GTGAACCGCCCGGACGAGCTCGCGAAGACGTTGCGGGGATGGCGGGAACGGCTGGTACCCGGCCGGGCCGGCTTGCCGGTGCACGGGCAGCGGCGGGCGAGGGGCCTGCGGCGCGAGGAGTTGGCGGTGCTCGCCGGGCTCGCGGCCGATCACGTCGTGCGGCTGGAGCAGGGCAGGGCGGCCGCGCCGGGCGTCCAGGTGTGCGTGGCGCTCGCGCGGGCGCTGCGGTTGTCGGACGCTGAGCAGGAACGGCTGTTCCGGCTCGCCGGCCACGAGCTCGGCGGCGGCCGGGTGCCGCGCCTGGTGCCGGAGAGCACGCGGCGCCTGCTCGAACGGCTCGACGACCACCCGATCGCCGTGCACGACGCGATGTGGACGCTCATCGCGTGGAACCGGCCGTGGGCCGCGCTCATGGGCGAGCCCGCGGCGCGCGACGAAGACCGCAACGCGGTGTGGCGGCACTTCGCCGCTCGCCCGACCCGCACCCGCCTGACCCCGGACGAGCGCGCCGAGTTCGAACACGCGCTCGTCGCCGATCTGCGGCTGGCGCAGGAGCGTTACCCGCGCGAACCCGACCTGACCGCGCTGCTGGGCCGGCTCGCCTCGGTCAGCACCGGCTTCCGCGCGCTGTGGGACTCGCACCCCGCCGACGGGCAGCAGCCCGCGGGCCTCACCGTCGACCACCCGGACGTCGGCCGCCTCGACCTCGACCGTGACGTCCTCGCCAGCCGCCACGGCGACCTGCGCATCGTGGTCTGCACCGCCCGCCCCGGCACGGAGTCCGCCGCGAAGCTCGCCTTGCTCGGTGCGCTCGGCTTCGAGGCCATGGCCCCACCCGGCTGA
- a CDS encoding GPR1/FUN34/YaaH family transporter yields the protein MTTLDASAESVPRVPAQHTAEAAPEAAPAADPMMVGLPSFVVGSVALGLVLIGYVPAAAVGASLAIIIAATGLGLLVATIWAASLGQSAVAGVFAIFAGFWLSYALLVLGLTHVWFAIAVEAAIHTQGVFLISWLVIVGMLTLATLRLPVAYTALFALIEVALALVLAGTLNGSADLLMAGGIVVLVFAAVGVYLFFSSASTATGGKALPLGPPLIH from the coding sequence ATGACCACCCTCGATGCCAGTGCCGAAAGTGTTCCTCGAGTACCCGCTCAGCACACCGCGGAGGCCGCGCCCGAAGCGGCCCCGGCGGCCGACCCGATGATGGTCGGACTGCCCAGTTTCGTCGTCGGATCCGTCGCGCTCGGACTCGTGCTCATCGGGTACGTGCCCGCCGCCGCGGTCGGCGCCTCACTCGCCATCATCATCGCGGCGACCGGCCTCGGTCTGCTCGTCGCGACCATCTGGGCCGCCTCACTGGGCCAGAGCGCGGTGGCAGGCGTGTTCGCCATCTTCGCCGGGTTCTGGCTGAGCTACGCCCTGCTCGTGCTCGGCCTCACCCACGTGTGGTTCGCCATCGCCGTCGAAGCCGCCATCCACACCCAAGGGGTCTTCCTGATCTCGTGGCTGGTCATCGTCGGCATGCTGACGCTCGCGACGCTGCGGCTGCCCGTCGCGTACACAGCGCTGTTCGCGCTGATCGAGGTCGCGCTCGCGCTCGTGCTGGCCGGCACCCTCAACGGGTCGGCCGACCTCCTCATGGCCGGCGGCATCGTCGTGCTCGTGTTCGCCGCCGTCGGGGTGTACCTGTTCTTCAGCTCGGCCTCGACGGCCACCGGAGGGAAAGCACTCCCGCTCGGGCCGCCGCTGATCCACTGA
- a CDS encoding response regulator transcription factor has product MIRVLIADDHAIVRTGLAQLLITAGDLELVGSAGDGEEAVALAAQLSPDVVLMDLSMPGTDGAAATARIVAANPAAHVLVLTSFSDRTRILDALRAGAEGYLLKHSEPEVILAGIREVVAGGSPLDPKAARVLLSDRRAARPAAQLTAREREVLRMVGDGLPNKSIARRLGISERTVKAHLTNVYQRLGVTDRTQAALWAQRHGDQFHDSDQFREGC; this is encoded by the coding sequence ATGATCCGCGTGCTGATCGCCGACGACCACGCCATCGTGCGGACTGGCCTCGCGCAGCTGCTGATCACGGCCGGCGACCTGGAGCTCGTCGGCTCCGCCGGTGACGGCGAGGAGGCCGTGGCGCTCGCGGCGCAGCTCAGCCCCGACGTCGTGCTGATGGACCTGTCGATGCCCGGCACCGACGGGGCCGCGGCCACCGCGCGGATCGTCGCGGCGAACCCCGCGGCGCACGTGCTGGTGCTGACCTCGTTTTCCGACCGGACACGGATCCTCGACGCGCTGCGCGCCGGCGCCGAAGGCTACCTGCTCAAGCACAGTGAGCCGGAGGTGATCCTGGCCGGCATCCGCGAGGTCGTGGCCGGTGGCTCGCCCCTGGACCCGAAGGCGGCGCGTGTCCTGCTCAGCGACCGGCGGGCCGCCCGGCCCGCCGCGCAGCTCACCGCCCGCGAACGCGAGGTCCTGCGCATGGTCGGTGACGGGCTGCCGAACAAATCCATCGCGCGCCGGCTCGGCATCAGCGAGCGGACGGTGAAGGCGCACCTGACGAACGTATACCAGCGCCTCGGCGTCACCGACCGCACGCAGGCGGCCCTCTGGGCACAACGGCACGGTGATCAATTTCACGACAGCGATCAATTCCGGGAGGGGTGCTAG
- a CDS encoding RraA family protein, whose translation MSDGFRDIPTTTLADLLNRGQVLDLGIRPLWGPPVPRVAGPAYTVRCPAGDNLMLHAAIHRAEPGSVVVVESGDLDYALAGGNVCAVAQRRGIAAFVLDGVIRDVEEVRELGFPVFARGVVPIPGTKGAVAPLGEPVRCGGVTVHAGDVVTADEEGIVVTPAADAERILLAAQARLAKEAEQSLGEWEAEHAAKIDGILQDLGFAG comes from the coding sequence ATGTCCGACGGTTTCCGCGACATCCCGACCACCACGCTCGCCGATCTGTTGAACCGCGGCCAGGTGCTGGACCTGGGCATCCGCCCGCTGTGGGGACCGCCGGTACCGCGGGTGGCCGGACCGGCCTACACCGTGCGGTGCCCGGCCGGGGACAACCTGATGCTCCACGCGGCCATCCACCGCGCCGAGCCGGGCTCGGTCGTCGTCGTGGAGTCCGGCGACCTGGACTACGCGCTGGCGGGTGGCAACGTCTGCGCCGTGGCCCAGCGCCGCGGCATCGCCGCGTTCGTGCTCGATGGCGTGATCCGCGACGTCGAAGAAGTGCGCGAACTGGGCTTCCCCGTGTTCGCTCGCGGGGTCGTCCCGATCCCGGGCACCAAGGGGGCCGTGGCACCGCTGGGCGAGCCGGTGCGCTGCGGTGGCGTCACGGTGCACGCCGGCGACGTCGTGACCGCCGACGAGGAGGGCATCGTCGTGACCCCCGCCGCCGACGCCGAGCGGATCCTGCTCGCCGCGCAGGCCCGCCTCGCCAAGGAGGCCGAGCAGTCGCTCGGCGAGTGGGAGGCCGAGCACGCGGCCAAGATCGACGGGATCCTGCAGGACCTGGGTTTCGCGGGCTGA
- a CDS encoding AraC family transcriptional regulator has translation MAARPEDVPPEAQARLSRFPVLGTRDLEEARDAVTRIYLDHDLTVPGDRLDMTLNATADRMFTIGYLSYAACAKLVMPPTEDCYHVNLTLGGRTDADRSDGGRATTRARTSGVVLLPDQRNTVRWSPDAEQLILKIPRRSLETHLAEHLNRPVAEVLEFGFGVDLTTPAGSTLLASVEFFARELDRPGGLAEMPIAREQLEAFVMTQLLHAGRHQFSDDLTAPGDPVRQSRLGPVIEYMECHADEPLTPQELARVGCMSVRTLHATFQQVLGESPMNHLRRIRLDHVRAELLRGDPAQTRVTDVALRWGFFHQSRFAQQYRERFGELPRETLRAVSA, from the coding sequence ATGGCCGCCCGTCCCGAGGACGTCCCGCCCGAGGCCCAGGCCCGCCTCTCGCGGTTCCCCGTGCTGGGCACCCGTGACCTGGAAGAGGCGCGGGACGCGGTCACGCGGATCTACCTCGACCACGACCTCACGGTGCCCGGCGACCGGCTCGACATGACGCTCAACGCGACCGCCGACCGGATGTTCACGATCGGTTACCTCAGCTACGCCGCGTGCGCGAAGCTGGTGATGCCGCCGACGGAGGACTGCTACCACGTGAACCTGACGCTGGGCGGGCGCACCGACGCCGACCGCAGCGACGGCGGCCGCGCCACGACCCGTGCACGGACCAGCGGCGTCGTGCTGCTGCCCGACCAGCGCAACACCGTGCGCTGGTCACCCGACGCGGAGCAGCTCATCCTCAAGATCCCGCGCCGCAGCCTCGAGACCCACCTGGCCGAGCACCTCAACCGGCCCGTGGCCGAGGTGCTGGAGTTCGGCTTCGGCGTCGATCTGACCACCCCGGCCGGCAGCACCCTGCTGGCCTCGGTGGAGTTCTTCGCCCGCGAACTCGACCGGCCCGGCGGCCTCGCGGAGATGCCGATCGCGCGCGAGCAGCTCGAGGCGTTCGTGATGACGCAGCTGCTGCACGCCGGACGCCACCAGTTCAGCGACGACCTCACCGCGCCCGGCGATCCCGTGCGCCAGAGCCGCCTCGGGCCGGTCATCGAATACATGGAGTGCCACGCCGACGAGCCGCTCACACCGCAGGAGCTGGCGCGGGTCGGGTGCATGAGCGTGCGCACGCTGCACGCCACGTTCCAGCAGGTGCTCGGCGAGTCGCCGATGAACCACCTGCGCCGCATCCGGCTCGACCACGTGCGGGCCGAGCTCCTGCGCGGCGACCCGGCGCAGACGCGCGTCACCGACGTCGCGCTGCGGTGGGGGTTCTTCCACCAGAGCCGGTTCGCGCAGCAGTACCGGGAACGGTTCGGCGAGCTGCCGCGCGAGACGCTGCGGGCGGTGTCGGCCTGA
- a CDS encoding sensor histidine kinase encodes MAPVRSTSTAGLLARFTIAGVVVLTALAGLIAYLAREAGAVQATQSAVQTTSVAARGVVEPRLDAAVVDRDPAALTAFDAALRRYVLQGSLVRVKVWAADGTILYSDASALIGERYPLGPEEIEALRAQAGVSEISDLTRPENRLERSFGKLLEVHVGIRAVDGTPLLFEAYYRYDAVTEAGQAAWARFAPPSLGALAVLEVVQIPFAWSLARRVRRQQRERERLLQHAVEASDAERRRIARDLHDGIVQDLSGLTFGLDAARLGTPGDGQRAEVIADAATRLRSSVGQLRSLLVDIYPPNLAEEGLLPALAELAAGLERAGVAVHLDADEADTLPPASSALLFRTAQEVLCNVVTHSRARTVLVRVTREGPSATLVIDDDGRGFDGDRLSEQVRDGHFGLRAVGDLVAEAGGRLSVRAAPGRGTRVEAEVPLT; translated from the coding sequence ATGGCGCCGGTGCGGAGCACGTCCACGGCCGGGTTGCTGGCCCGGTTCACCATCGCCGGAGTGGTGGTGCTGACGGCGCTCGCGGGGCTCATCGCTTACCTCGCGAGGGAAGCCGGCGCGGTCCAGGCCACGCAGTCGGCGGTACAGACCACGTCCGTCGCGGCCCGCGGGGTGGTCGAACCGCGCCTCGACGCGGCCGTGGTGGACCGCGACCCGGCGGCGCTGACCGCGTTCGACGCCGCGCTCCGCCGCTACGTGCTGCAGGGCTCGCTGGTGCGCGTGAAGGTCTGGGCCGCCGACGGCACGATCCTCTACTCCGACGCTTCCGCGCTCATCGGCGAGCGTTACCCGCTCGGCCCCGAGGAGATCGAAGCGCTGCGGGCGCAGGCGGGCGTGTCCGAGATCAGTGACCTGACCCGGCCCGAGAACCGGCTCGAGAGGTCGTTCGGGAAGCTGCTGGAGGTCCACGTCGGCATCCGCGCGGTCGACGGGACGCCGCTGCTGTTCGAGGCCTACTACCGCTACGACGCCGTGACGGAGGCCGGGCAGGCCGCGTGGGCGCGGTTCGCGCCACCCTCCTTGGGCGCGCTCGCGGTGCTGGAGGTGGTGCAGATCCCGTTCGCGTGGTCACTCGCGCGGCGCGTGCGCCGGCAGCAGCGCGAGCGGGAACGCCTGCTGCAGCACGCCGTCGAAGCGTCCGACGCCGAGCGCCGCCGCATCGCGCGCGATCTGCACGACGGCATCGTGCAGGACCTCTCGGGCCTCACGTTCGGCCTGGACGCCGCGCGGCTCGGCACCCCGGGCGACGGGCAGCGCGCCGAGGTGATCGCCGACGCCGCGACCCGGCTGCGCTCGAGCGTCGGGCAGCTGCGGTCGCTGCTGGTGGACATCTACCCGCCGAACCTCGCCGAGGAGGGGCTCTTGCCCGCGCTCGCCGAACTGGCGGCGGGCCTCGAACGCGCCGGGGTGGCCGTGCACCTGGACGCGGACGAGGCCGACACTCTGCCGCCTGCGTCGTCGGCGCTGTTGTTCCGCACTGCGCAGGAGGTGCTGTGCAACGTCGTCACCCACAGCCGGGCGCGGACGGTGCTCGTGCGCGTGACACGCGAAGGTCCTTCGGCCACGCTGGTGATCGACGACGACGGCCGGGGGTTCGACGGTGACCGGCTGAGCGAGCAGGTACGGGACGGGCACTTCGGGCTGCGCGCCGTCGGCGACCTGGTGGCCGAGGCGGGTGGCAGGCTGTCGGTGCGGGCCGCGCCGGGACGCGGCACGCGGGTGGAGGCGGAGGTACCCCTGACATGA
- a CDS encoding LLM class flavin-dependent oxidoreductase — protein sequence MTANERLGLAPTDPRPADETRPLADRTLTNPLFGDQKMKLGLFGTNCSYGLIMSHAPSSYKITWEHTREIAQRADALGFDVLVPVARWKGFGGSTNFNGNCFETYAWAAGLAEATERIAIASTSHLPTVHPIVAAKAATTIDHISGGRFALNLVMGWVPPEMEMFGGEQREHDERYAFGQEWLDYAIRLWTEPGSFDVASKYFQGHDVEAYPKPHQGPRPALLNAGNSPAGIEFSARNVDINFASLDTLENIKAYTDKVKAKARDDYRRDIKVMTYGLVVCRDTEAEAKRAFQQVVDEGDWGAAGNVIKIAGSGASQSFDHAVKKMQERFIAGWGGYPIVGTPEQVTEELGRLNDAGMEGMIFGLVDYNEELKYFGDEVMPLLKQAGLRH from the coding sequence ATGACCGCGAACGAGCGCCTCGGCCTCGCCCCGACCGACCCGCGTCCCGCCGACGAGACGCGGCCGCTGGCCGACCGCACGCTGACCAACCCGCTGTTCGGCGACCAGAAGATGAAGCTCGGCCTGTTCGGCACCAACTGCTCCTACGGGCTGATCATGAGCCACGCCCCCAGCTCCTACAAGATCACCTGGGAGCACACGCGCGAGATCGCGCAGCGCGCCGATGCGCTCGGCTTCGACGTACTGGTGCCCGTGGCCCGCTGGAAGGGCTTCGGCGGTTCGACCAACTTCAACGGCAACTGCTTCGAGACCTACGCGTGGGCCGCCGGGCTCGCCGAGGCGACGGAGCGGATCGCCATCGCGTCGACGTCGCACCTGCCGACGGTGCACCCGATCGTTGCGGCGAAGGCCGCCACCACGATCGACCACATCTCCGGCGGCCGTTTCGCGCTCAACCTCGTGATGGGCTGGGTGCCGCCGGAGATGGAGATGTTCGGTGGCGAGCAGCGCGAACACGACGAGCGCTACGCGTTCGGCCAGGAGTGGCTCGACTACGCGATCCGGCTGTGGACCGAACCCGGCTCGTTCGACGTCGCCTCGAAGTACTTCCAGGGACACGACGTCGAGGCCTACCCCAAGCCGCACCAGGGGCCGCGCCCGGCACTGCTCAACGCGGGCAACTCGCCCGCGGGGATCGAATTCTCCGCGCGCAACGTGGACATCAACTTCGCCTCGCTCGACACGCTCGAGAACATCAAGGCCTACACGGACAAGGTCAAGGCGAAGGCCCGCGACGACTACCGGCGCGACATCAAGGTGATGACGTATGGCCTCGTCGTGTGCCGCGACACCGAAGCCGAGGCCAAGCGGGCGTTCCAGCAGGTCGTCGACGAGGGCGACTGGGGTGCCGCGGGCAACGTCATCAAGATCGCCGGTTCCGGCGCGAGCCAGTCGTTCGACCACGCCGTCAAGAAGATGCAGGAGCGCTTCATCGCCGGCTGGGGCGGTTACCCGATCGTCGGTACGCCCGAGCAGGTCACCGAAGAACTCGGCCGGCTCAACGACGCGGGCATGGAGGGCATGATCTTCGGCCTGGTCGACTACAACGAGGAGCTCAAGTACTTCGGCGACGAAGTCATGCCGCTGCTCAAGCAGGCGGGCCTGCGGCACTGA
- a CDS encoding flavin reductase family protein produces the protein MDNWTPTEPQQVEPRRMREVLGHFASGVVVVTAAANTGPAGFTCQSFSSLSLDPPLVSFAPARSSTSWPKIRAAGRFCVNVLAGDHAGLSTAFARSGTDKYAGVQWRPAPSGAPILDGVTAWLDCTLEHEYAGGDHTIVAARVHALGADASRAPLLFHRGAYGSTAG, from the coding sequence ATGGACAACTGGACACCCACCGAGCCGCAGCAGGTCGAGCCCAGGCGCATGCGGGAGGTCCTCGGACACTTCGCCTCCGGCGTCGTGGTCGTCACCGCCGCCGCGAACACCGGGCCCGCCGGCTTCACCTGCCAGTCGTTCAGCTCGCTCTCGCTCGACCCGCCGCTGGTGTCGTTCGCGCCGGCGCGCTCGTCCACGAGCTGGCCGAAGATCCGCGCGGCGGGCCGGTTCTGCGTCAACGTCCTCGCCGGCGACCACGCCGGGCTCAGCACCGCGTTCGCCCGCTCGGGCACGGACAAGTACGCGGGCGTCCAGTGGCGTCCGGCTCCGTCGGGCGCGCCGATCCTCGACGGCGTCACGGCGTGGCTCGACTGCACGCTGGAGCACGAGTACGCCGGCGGCGACCACACGATCGTCGCCGCCCGCGTGCACGCGCTCGGCGCCGACGCGTCGCGGGCGCCGCTGCTGTTCCACCGCGGTGCCTACGGCAGCACGGCGGGCTGA
- a CDS encoding bifunctional 3,4-dihydroxy-2-butanone-4-phosphate synthase/GTP cyclohydrolase II has product MTRPGLPSTLAVQRAVAALAAGRMVVVTDAADRENEGDLVLPAAAADADDIAFVVRHTTGIVCAPMTGERADALRLPPMVEDNTDAHGTAFTVTVDHVASGTGVSAADRATTLRALAAPGTRPGELRRPGHVFPLRARDGGVLVRAGHTEAAVDLLRLAGREPVGVIGELVSPDGSMCRGERLAAFAAEHDLPVLAIADLVRYRRATERFVEHVATSAMPTVFGEFRAVAYRSTIDGIDHLALVHGDAAAASRSTRGALVRVHSECLTGDIVGSLRCDCGAQLEQALRAITAEGAGAVVYLRGHEGRGIGLAHKIRAYALQETGLDTVDANTAQGLPVDSRSYGVGAQILADLGITRLRLITNNPAKYGGLDGYGLEITGRVSLPAAATPHNLRYLRTKQQRLGHTLTVDESTG; this is encoded by the coding sequence ATGACCCGACCCGGGCTTCCGTCGACCCTCGCGGTGCAGCGGGCCGTCGCGGCGCTCGCGGCGGGACGCATGGTCGTGGTGACCGATGCGGCCGACCGCGAGAACGAGGGCGACCTGGTCCTGCCCGCAGCCGCGGCGGATGCGGACGACATCGCCTTCGTGGTGCGGCACACCACCGGCATCGTGTGCGCGCCGATGACCGGCGAACGCGCGGACGCCTTGCGGCTGCCCCCGATGGTCGAGGACAACACCGACGCCCACGGCACCGCGTTCACCGTCACCGTCGACCACGTGGCGAGCGGCACCGGGGTGTCGGCCGCGGACCGCGCCACCACGTTGCGCGCGCTCGCCGCTCCCGGCACCCGGCCCGGTGAACTGCGGCGGCCGGGGCACGTGTTCCCGCTGCGCGCGCGGGACGGCGGGGTGCTCGTGCGCGCCGGCCACACCGAGGCCGCCGTGGACCTGCTGCGCCTGGCGGGGCGGGAACCCGTGGGCGTGATCGGCGAACTCGTCTCCCCCGACGGGTCGATGTGCCGCGGCGAGCGCCTGGCGGCGTTCGCCGCCGAGCACGACCTGCCCGTGCTCGCGATCGCGGACCTCGTGCGCTACCGGCGCGCCACCGAGCGGTTCGTGGAGCACGTCGCGACGTCCGCGATGCCGACCGTCTTCGGCGAGTTCCGCGCCGTCGCCTACCGCTCCACCATCGACGGCATCGACCACCTCGCCCTCGTGCACGGCGACGCGGCCGCCGCGAGCCGCAGCACACGGGGAGCCCTCGTCCGCGTGCACAGCGAGTGCCTCACGGGCGACATCGTGGGGTCGCTGCGCTGCGACTGCGGGGCCCAGCTGGAGCAGGCACTGCGCGCGATCACGGCGGAGGGCGCGGGGGCCGTGGTCTACCTGCGCGGCCACGAGGGCCGCGGAATCGGGCTGGCGCACAAGATCCGCGCCTACGCCCTGCAGGAGACCGGCCTCGACACCGTCGACGCCAACACCGCCCAGGGCCTGCCCGTCGACTCCCGCTCGTACGGAGTCGGCGCCCAGATCCTCGCCGACCTCGGCATCACGCGCCTGCGCCTGATCACCAACAACCCCGCCAAGTACGGCGGCCTCGACGGCTACGGCCTGGAGATCACCGGCCGCGTCAGCCTCCCGGCCGCGGCGACACCGCACAACCTGCGCTACCTCCGGACGAAACAGCAGCGGCTCGGGCACACGCTGACGGTCGACGAGAGCACCGGCTGA
- a CDS encoding aldehyde dehydrogenase, whose protein sequence is MTTTSAPQLEDLKLFIHGESVDARSGRTFESQNPYTGQPWARLADGSAEDVDVAVASARAAFDGEWGGLTGFQRAAIMRRCGDAIAANAERLARLEVNDSGKLLREMLGQLNSLPQWYYYFSGLADKLEGRTVPPVNPNYFGYTRREPVGVVGAITPWNSPLLLLTFKLAPALAAGCTMVVKPSEHAPASTVAFAQVLHEAGLPAGVLNVVTGWDRSTGEALAKHPGLDKVAFTGSSATGAKVAQAAVTNFNRVTLELGGKSPQVVFADADLDAAANGLVAGVFAATGQTCMAGSRLIVHADVHDALVEKIVARADAIKLGDPTATATEMGPVANRPQYEKVLGYLRGAAAEGATFACGGEPDAERGGLFVKPTVVTGVTAEHTIVREEVFGPVLAVYPFRDEDEAVKLANDTPYGLAGAVWTKDVHRAHRVAAKLRAGTVWINAYRVIAPNMPFGGFGASGIGRENGIDAVHEYTENKSVFVELTGGTRDPFQLG, encoded by the coding sequence ATGACGACCACCTCAGCGCCTCAGCTCGAGGACCTGAAGCTGTTCATCCACGGCGAGTCCGTCGACGCTCGCTCAGGGCGGACCTTCGAGTCGCAGAACCCCTACACCGGGCAGCCGTGGGCCCGCCTCGCCGACGGGTCCGCCGAGGACGTCGACGTGGCCGTCGCGTCCGCCCGCGCCGCGTTCGACGGCGAGTGGGGCGGCCTGACCGGCTTCCAGCGCGCCGCGATCATGCGCCGCTGCGGTGACGCGATCGCCGCCAACGCCGAGCGCCTGGCGCGCCTCGAGGTCAACGACTCGGGCAAGTTGCTGCGCGAGATGCTGGGCCAGCTGAACAGCCTGCCGCAGTGGTACTACTACTTCTCCGGCCTGGCCGACAAGCTCGAGGGCCGCACGGTCCCGCCGGTCAACCCGAACTACTTCGGGTACACCCGCCGCGAACCGGTGGGGGTCGTCGGCGCCATCACGCCGTGGAATTCGCCGCTGCTGCTGCTGACGTTCAAGCTGGCGCCGGCGCTCGCCGCCGGCTGCACGATGGTCGTCAAGCCGTCGGAGCACGCGCCGGCCTCCACCGTGGCGTTCGCGCAGGTGCTGCACGAAGCCGGGCTGCCGGCCGGCGTGCTCAACGTCGTCACCGGCTGGGACCGCAGCACCGGCGAGGCGCTCGCGAAGCACCCGGGGCTCGACAAGGTCGCGTTCACCGGCTCCTCCGCCACCGGGGCGAAGGTCGCGCAGGCCGCCGTCACGAACTTCAACCGCGTGACGCTCGAGCTCGGCGGGAAGTCGCCGCAAGTCGTCTTCGCCGACGCCGACCTCGACGCCGCCGCCAACGGCCTGGTCGCGGGCGTGTTCGCGGCGACCGGGCAGACGTGCATGGCCGGCTCGCGCCTGATCGTGCACGCCGATGTCCACGACGCGCTCGTCGAGAAGATCGTCGCGCGCGCCGATGCCATCAAGCTCGGTGACCCGACGGCGACCGCCACCGAGATGGGCCCGGTCGCCAACCGGCCGCAGTACGAGAAGGTGCTCGGTTACCTGCGCGGCGCGGCCGCGGAGGGCGCGACGTTCGCGTGCGGCGGCGAGCCCGACGCCGAACGCGGCGGCCTGTTCGTGAAACCGACCGTGGTCACCGGCGTGACCGCCGAGCACACGATCGTCCGCGAAGAGGTGTTCGGCCCCGTGCTGGCGGTCTACCCGTTCCGCGACGAGGACGAGGCCGTGAAGCTTGCCAACGACACCCCCTACGGCCTGGCCGGCGCGGTCTGGACGAAGGACGTGCACCGCGCCCACCGCGTCGCCGCGAAGCTTCGCGCGGGCACCGTGTGGATCAACGCCTACCGCGTGATCGCGCCGAACATGCCCTTCGGCGGCTTCGGCGCCAGTGGCATCGGCCGTGAGAACGGCATCGACGCCGTGCACGAGTACACGGAGAACAAGTCCGTGTTCGTCGAGCTCACCGGCGGCACCCGAGACCCGTTCCAGCTCGGCTGA